The nucleotide sequence CCGTCAGTCATCTTTCCGCCGCCTTCTTTTCACCAGAATTTTGCTGCTGAGCATTCCAGTCTTGCTGGTCGGTGAGTATGTAGTCTACCGTAAAGCTCGCTCTGGTCTATTAGAAACTGCTCAACTCAATCTCACGTCCAGCGCGATTCGTAAGGGAGAAACCATTAAAGACTTGCTGGAGGCGTACCGTTCGAATCTGGTGACTGCCAGTGAAGCATTTTCTCCCCAAATTGATCGACCTGAGAAGGGGCGGGAGTTTGTTAGCCGCCTGTCCCGTTCGCTGCCCAAAGCGGTGCAGTGTATCCAGCTCACCAACATGCAAACGGGACAAATTGAAGCCAGTACCTGTGGCAAACAACCTGTCAGTCGGGACCTTGACCGCTTTTGGTCGAATTCAACTCCGGTGGCGCTGGATCCTCAATCAAACATCAGGATTTCATCGGTTAATCCAGACACCCTGGCAAAGCTGGCAACCCCTTTGAGGCAGCTTTATCTGGTGCTCCACGCTCCCATCTTTGACTCGTCTGGGCAACTGCACTATGCCCTGAGTATGCAGGTTGCCCTTCATACCCAGGCAGACAGCCAGCAGGGGACCCTGTCCGGCGATACCGTCGTGTTTGACCAGGAAGGTACCATTCTTGCCCATCCCAGAACCAGTCAGATTGGTCGAAACATTAGCCAGGAGGGTGACGGAGCCGTACTTCAGGGAATTTTGACCGCGATCCTGGCAAACCCTGAGAAGCAAGATTTTCTACACCTGTTTGCCTTTGACCCAGACGGCAGTGAATGGCTGGCCGCCTACAGCCCAATCAAAATTCCAGTCCGATCCGGTGAGGACCGCACCTGGGTGGTGATGGCAGTTGCCCCCATCAGCAGTGCCCTGTTTAGCCTGGAAGAGGTGAAGCAAATCCTGATGGTCCTGACCCTGGGGCTGTTGGGTGCCAGTCTGCTGGCAACCATCTATGTTGCTCGCGACTTAGCCCTTCCTTTAGAACAACTGGGTGATTATGCTCTGCACATTGATCAGCGTCATGGAGCGGAGCGGGCACCCAGGGACTTTAAGGTGCGAGAGATCAATCACCTTGCCGAAGCGCTGGACAGCATGGTACGGCGGTTAGCAGAGCGGGCTGAGGAACTGGAAGCCGCCTGGCAGGAAGCTCAGGTGGCTAACCAACTGAAAAGCGCATTTCTGGCAACCACATCCCATGAACTGCGAACCCCTCTGAATGCGATCATTGGCTGTCTGCGCCTGGTGAAAGATGGTTGCTGCGATAGCCCTGAAGAAGAACTGGATTTTTTGCAGCGGGCAGATGACGCCTCAATCCACTTGCTGAAAATTATTGATGACCTGCTCAATATTTCCAAAATAGAAGCTGGCAAGGTAGAACTACAGCTTCAACCAACTTCAATTCAAGACCTCTGCCAGCAATGCTTAAGGATGGTACAGCCAGGTGCGGATAACAAGGGTCTGACCCTGTCCCTGGAGGTTGCTCCCCATCTAGATCGGGTGGCCCTGGATGAGCGGCGTGTTCGCCAGATGGTGATTAATCTCCTGTCGAATGCCGTGAAATTTACACCAGAGGGAGGGCAGGTTCGGCTCAGGGCATGGACTGGCTATGGACATCAGTTGGAACAGGACATCCGTCCTGATCGCAGTCCGGTGAATTCCAGCACTCCCTATCTTTGTCTGGAAGTGAAAGACTCAGGAATCGGGATTCCCGAAGATCGGTGGCACCTTTTGTTCCGTCCGTTTCAGCAAGTGGACTCCTCATTGACCCGCAGACATGAGGGGACAGGATTGGGGTTGGCACTGACCAAGCGTCTGGCTGAACTGCATGGGGGCACCATTTCATTTCAATCCGTCCCCAATCAGGGGAGTACATTTCGGATCTGGCTGCCCTCACGGGAGGTGCAACCGTCCACTGAAGCCGCGATCGCCCACAGTTCCCCAGACAATCCCCCAAATGGCAACACCGCCGATGGAACTCCATCGATCGATGCCCCTGATTCGACGATTTCATCAAGGTTTTGATTCATGGGGAATGGCAAAAAATCTTCACTATCGTTCTCCATCAAACCCATTCTCCACAAAGGGCTACTCTAACCCTCTTCTGTAAATTTCATTACAGAGGCACGGAGAACACAGCGCAATTCCTCTGTGCCCTCTGGTTCTCTGTGGTAAGGTGACTAATCCTTTCGTTACTCCTCTCCTTCGTTCCCTCTCCCCCTCTCCACATGCCCGCCAGCCATCAGTAAACCAACATGCTCCAGCGTGGTAGTTCTGACATCCAGCATTGCAATAAATTGCCCTTCGTACATCACCGCGATGCGATCGCCCATCGCCATTACCTCTTCCAGTTCCGTTGAGATGTAAAGAATGGCGGCTCCCCGCGCTCGTTCTGCCAGCAGGGCTTTTTGCACATACTCCGTTGCCCCCACGTCCAGACCACGGGTGGGTTGCATGGCAATAATCAAACCTGGCTCGCCAGATAACTCCCGTGCCAGTACGACTTTCTGCTGGTTGCCACCGGACAGTTGGTTCACCCGCAGTTTGCCACTGGTTGCCCGAATGTCAAATAACTGGATGGCATGGGCAGCGTTGGCAGCAATTGCAGCGGGACGCAACAACCAGCGACGGCAGAAGGGCAGAAACTTGAACGCTTTGAGAATCAGATTGCGGGCAATGGTAAAGCGCATCACCAGCCCCATCTTTTGCCGATCCTCCGGAATATAACCCAGTTTCAGATGTTTGACCCGTTGTTGGGGGGACCAGTCCGTAATCGTTTGTCCATTTAACTGGATAGTCCCGGAGGTGACTGGACGCAGACCCGCGATCGCATCTGCCAGTTCCCGTTGCCCGTTACCATCGACTCCGGCGATCGCCAGAATTTCCCCCGCCCTCAGTTGAAACGTCACTCCCCGCAGGGCAGGCAGGTTGCGATTGTCCCTCACCTGCAAGCGCTGTACATCCAGAACTACCTCCCCTGGCGTTTGCGCGGGTTTATCCACCTGCAACAGCACATCCCGCCCCACCATCAGCCGTGCCAGTTCATGCCGGGTCGTGGTTTGAGTTGTCGTCGTTGCCACCACCCGCCCCCGCCGCAATACAGTCACCCGATCGCACAGGCTCAACACTTCCTCCAGCTTGTGACTGATGAAGATAATCGTGTGTCCACGATTGGCTAACTGGCGCAGAATTCTAAAAAAATTCTCGACTTCCAGCGGAGTCAGCACCGCCGTTGGCTCATCTAAAATCAACAACCGTGCCTGCCGATAAAGCGCCTTCAAGATCTCTACCCGCTGCTGGCTACCCACGGGCAAATCTCCAACCCGGGCAAATGGGTCAACCATCAAACCATAGGTTTCAGCCATTCTGGCAATCTCACGGGCTTTCTGAGACAGTTTCAGATGCAGAGATGACTCGACGCCCAGAACAATGTTTTCAGTAACGGTAAGCTGGGGCACCAGCATAAAATGCTGGTGGATCATGCCAATCCCCTGCCGAATTGCGGCACCGGCAGAGGTGATCTGCACAGGTTTGCCCTCTAAGTAAATTTGTCCTGCATCCGGCGCATAAAGCCCCGAAAGGATATTCATCAGGGTGGTCTTGCCTGCTCCGTTTTCTCCCAGCAATGCATGAATGGAACCAGACTCAACCGCCAGATTGATGCCATCGTTGGCTACAAACGCACCAAACCGTTTGGTAATTTCCTCAAGGCGAAGATAGGTCATAGGAGAGAGAAAAGGGCGCTGCTAAATAGCAGTATGAATTGGGACGACGTTTCAATTCATACTCGCTCTAATTCATACCCAGATTCAACAACACCGAGAAAAGAGAATACCTGAGCATACCTCCTAACCTGCCACAGGTGAGGCAGGGGGCAGAAGCAGGTTAGCATAGAGCTATGCCAACCATCGACATTTTGGGTGTTCCGCATGTCTATGACCTGACGGAGCCAACCTCCTCAACCGATGTTTTAGTCTTCGTCCACGGCTGGCTTCTGAGCCGTTGCTACTGGCAACCTTTGATTGAACGGTTGTCAGGCGATTATCAATGCCTGGCTTACGACCTGCGGGGCTTTGGTGGCTCCCAACTGGTTTCAACCCCAGAGTCTGCCCATTCTGCCTGCCAACATTACAGTTTGTCTGCCTATGCCGCTGATCTGGTACTGATGCTCAAACAACTGGGGATTCGGCAGGCGTGGTTGATTGGGCATTCCCTGGGGGGCAGTATTGCCCTGTGGGCCGCAGACCAATCGCCTGAGATGGTGAAAGGGGTGATTTGTCTGAATGCAGGTGGAGGAATTTATCTCAAGGAAGAGTTTGAGCGGTTTCGGGCAGCCGGGCAGCAGTTGGTTAGATGGCGACCCCGCTGGTTACCCTACGTGCCCCTGTTAGATTTGCTATTTACGCGGGTCAGCGTGGCACGGGCGATCGCCCGCCGCTGGGGCAGGCAACGGCTGATTGATTTTGTCACTGCCCACCCTGAAGCCGCTCTGGGAGCACTGTTAGACTCCACTACCGAAGTCGAAGTCCACCGCCTGCCCCAGATTGTGGTCCGCCTGCAACAACCTGTTTACTTCATTGCCGGAGCCAACGATCCAATCATGGAACCTAGGTATGTGCGTCATCTGGCCAGTTTTCATTCCCTATTTCAGGAGCATGGAGCCAACGTTGTAGAAATTCCCAACTGTGGTCACATGGCAATGGTAGAACAGCCTGATCTGGTCACTGAAAAAATTCGGGTCATCCTTGCCGGGCAGGGCTGTGACGAGGCTATTGCCGAATAGCTGGATGAACTGAAAGCCTCCAATTCTTCCCGATACCCTGCCCCCTGTTCCCTGTCTCTTGCGATAAAAATTTCAGGAGAATCCTATGAAAATCTCTCCATTCAAGGCTTTTTGTCTAACTGTTTTGTTTCTCATGGTTGCGACTCTATGGAAGGCAGATCCAGCATTCAGCCACCCCTTGCCTGAACATCTGTTTCAGAACGCAGTGATTGTGGCTGAAACGCCTGTAGCTCTTCCTGAACCAACGGGTGCTCCCGCTTCAGAGCAGCCAGGGGTTTCAGAGCAGCCAGTGACTGATACAGAGTCCAGTGCTCCCCTGGACCAGCAAGAAGAACCCTCCCGGCTGTCCCAACCCGTACCCGGTAACCAGCCCACTACAGTCAAGCAAGAGCAACAACCTGCTGCTGGGGAGCGATCGCAACCCTCAAAGCCCTCCAACACCGATACCTTTGGTGCATTCGACCGGGCTTTGTACGGATCCTAAATCTGGAAGATTGAATCAACCAAAACCCTCAGAACTTTACCACAGAGACCCCAGAGAAATCGCTCTGTGTTCTCCGTGCCTCTGTGGTTTTTCAACATTGGAAAATCTAGTGGTCTGTCAAATTAAATTTGACGGGTAACTGAATACTGAAAGGCTGATTGAAGTTAAATTTTGAGGGTCTGCGACCCGTCAAAATTTTCCTGACGGAACACTAGTTCAGATTGCCAAAAATAACCTGCCAGTTTTGGTTTCAACCACAAAGACACAAAGCCCACGAAGAAACTTTGTGTCCCTTTGTGCCTTTGTGGTGAAAAACTTCTGCTGCAATGCACCAGAGGATTGTCTGGACAAAGAAATCGCTCTGTGTTCTCCGTGCCTCTGTGGTGCAAATTTCAGACTATAAAATCCTCATTTCTCAAAGGATTTCATCCTTCAGGGCAACTATTGGGTAATGCTTCAAAACAACGGCAGGGGAGACAGTCTTCTACCAGCAGAGGAGGTTCTCTGGATCCCAGGGGTTCAGCCGGAAGGGGACGGGCTGGATCCGATAGGGGATCCGGTCCACCACTGCCGACTTCAAACTGATTCATCATGTCATGGTCTTCATGCACCAGGTTATGGCAGTGCATCATGTATTTGCCCCGGTGGGGGCCAAACCGGGCAACCACCTGAACCCGTTCCGCATCTTTCAGTAAGACGACATCCTTCCAGCCTCTCTCATAGGGGAGGGGTTCCCGGCCATTGCGATTAAGGATCTGAAAGTCGATCAGATGAATGTGAACTGGATGGGTCCAACCGCCGGTATTAATCAGGTTCCAGACTTCAATCGCACATTGTCCTGGAACACCATCAACCCGCGATGGACTCCAGGTTTGACCATTGATGGTCCAGTCGCGTCCCCGTCCAAACCGGAACGTCCGGGTCTGGGTTTTGCGTCTTTCCATGGCTTGCTTATTGGTCAGTTTGCCCAGTCTGGCCGGAATATAGGAGGGGTCACTGACGCTGCCATCCTCCAGATCAAACCGCATCAGCGCCTCGGAATGGGTTCCCAGATTGCCAGAAAACACCAGGTTTCTGAGGTACAGGTGTTTGACCTCCGGGCGGATTTTTGAGAAGTCGATCACAATCCCATAGCGTTCGGCAACGCCAATCTGGAGTGGCTGGTAAGGAGCCGTCAGGGGTTCAGGTTTTGCCAGCAATCCCGCATCAGTGCCAATGACAATAATCTGGGGAGGAGCACCATCGGTGGTAAGACCATTCCCCGTCAGCCGGATGGCATCTCCACTCAAAACCAGTTGGTAGGTGCGGGAAGGGGAAGCGTTCAACAGCCGGAAGTAGTACTTTCGCCGCTTGACCTTGAAGTAGGGAAAGGGAACACCATTGACCATGATCACATCGGCATAAACTCCCCGCCGATCGCGATCGCTAAACACCAGTCGCCATTCATCGCTGACAGCGGAAGAGGGGGCAAAGGATTTATCTTGAATAATCAGGGGCACCTCAAACTCCCCACTGGGCAGGCAACCAAAGTCATCTGGGTTGCAAAAATCTTCCCTGCCATATTCCACAATGTACATACCAGCCAGTCCCATATAGACATTGCGCGAGGTTTTGTGGACGGCATGGTCATGGTACCAGAGCGTAGAGGCACGGTTGTTGGGATAGTAATAGTCTTTGTAGTGCTCCGGGGGAATCAAATCTTCTGCATAGCCATCGTACTGGGGCAGGGATGCCATGCCATGCAAATGAACGGATGTACAGATGGGCTGATTGGCGGCATCATTTCCCAGTTTGTTAATGAAGCGGATGCAAGATGCCCGCCCCTTGGGTTGCCGGATCAGGGGTCCCAGGCACCAGGGTTGGGTCGTCTGGGTCCCGGTTCCCTGATAGATCCAAAAGTTGGCTTTGATGGGGGGCTGTCCATCTCTGGCAGGCAGAATTTCGAGGGTCTGCTTCCGCATCGTGATTTCGTAATAGTCAAACGCCAGATCAACCGATGCTTCGGCACAAACGGAGGGGGGATTGGCGATCGCGCACTGGGCGATCGCACGGTCGTCAAAGGTTTTACGGGTAACGGATTGGCTGAGGGAAGGTTTGAGGACTTCGAGGCGATGAAGTGGCTGTTGAAATAGCTCAACTCTGGGACTGAACTGAGGTGATGGAGTGGTGGTCATTTCCTCCCGTTTACAATCAGCCAGGGCATCTGCCTTAGCCTCTCCACTACCTATTGGTGACAGAATGACCCCACTACCAGCCAAACCAAGCTTCAGAACCTTACGGCGGGTAATTTTCATAGCCATCTCCAGTCGAACTTCGACAAGCGGTCAAACTTAATTTAGCTCGACTGAAAATATCGACCGGCTGAATATATCCAGAAGTTTATGTTTCGAGTTAAAAGTTGATATTACAGCCTATGGGCTGTGTGCCGAAATGCTCCAGGAAAGCTATCAAAAAATTCCATTACGCTATAAAGTCACTCCGGTGGAAGAATGAGAGGGAACTCAACAAGCGCAATGAAGCTTTTGTTGCCTTAACGCAGGCAAAAATTTGGTGTGTGGTTACAGGAGTCGAAAGCCCAATTTTTGACGAGCTAAGGACTGCTCAAAATCAATATCCAGTGTTCCCTTTCCAGCCTTTAACCAGAGGACAATTAAACGAATCAATAATGAAGAAGAAATGAAGAAGAGGAAGAAGACTAGGGTTTGACTAAATCCCTGACCCATCCAAAAATTCTTCAATAATTTTGTCTCGAATCCGACAGCTTGTGGAGTGGGTGACGGCGGAGGTTTCCCTCTGGGGTTGATCCAGGGAAGATGCAGCAGGCAGGGTAGTCACCGGAGAAACCGCTGAGGTCTTTGCGATCGCTGAAACCATAGCGAGGGACTGATCCAGCGATTGCTTTGCCTGGATAACCTGCAATTGCTGCTCCAGAGCCTCAATCCGATCAACCAGGGCGCGAATGACCTGAGCCTCAGAGTCAGGTAAACGCCCGTGTTCCAGGGGATCAACCCGTTCGCCAGAGCGGTAAACAATGCGTCCAGGCACGCCCACAACAGTACAATCGGCTGGCACATCCCGCAATACAACAGAACCTGCCCCAATTCGGACATTATCTCCAATATTAAGATTGCCCAGTACCTTTGCTCCGGCTCCAACAACCACGTTATCACCCAGGGTTGGATGGCGTTTGCCACTTTCCTTTCCTGTCCCGCCTAAAGTGACCCCCTGATAAATCAGGACATAGTCACCAACAATTGCCGTTTCCCCAATGACTACCCCCATCCCGTGATCGATGAAAACTCCCTGCCCGATTTGAGCACCAGGGTGGATCTCAATCCCTGTGATAAAACGAGCGACATGGGAAATCAGTCGGGGGATGAAAGGAATGTGCAGGCTGTATAACCAGTGGGCAAACCGATGAAACAGGAGTGCCTGCAAACCGGGATAGCAGAACAAAACTTCCAGCCAGTTGCGGGCAGCCGGGTCGCGCTCAAAGATGATACGAAAATCAGCCACAAGAGTAGAAAGCACGAGAATTCCCCAGAGAGTTCACTTTTTTAATCTTAACGTTTGAGTGCCACTCCAGAGCGAGAGACCACCCAGCGTCAGAGAAAGAGGGGAGAAAGGGAAAGAGGGGAGAAAGGAGAAATGGGGGCTGGTGTTTTCACGCCTCACTCAGATTAAAAATTTTGTCAGAATATAAGCGTCATAACCTCTATGGGGTTGTTTGTTGAACGATAAATTGTATACTTTCGTAAAGATAAGGAAAAATACTTATTTGAAAGGATGAGGTTGTAAGCATGTACATCGTGCAAATTGCTTCTGAGTGTGCCCCCGTCATCAAAGCTGGAGGCTTGGGAGACGTGGTTTATGGACTCAGTCGCGAGCTGGAGACCCGTGGTCACTGTGTTGAGATCATCCTCCCGATGTATGACTGTATGCGCTATGACCACATCTGGGGTTTGCATGATGCCTATCGCGATCTGTGGGTGCCCTGGTATGACGGTAAAGTCCATTGCTCTGTTTATTGCGGTTGGGTGCATGGACGGTTGTGCTTCTTCATCCAACCCCATTCCAGCGATAATTTTTTCAACCGGGGGCACTATTACGGCGCTAAAGATGATGACATGCGGTTTGCATTCTTCAGTAAAGCCGCTATGGAATTTTTGCTGGTCAGCAACAAGCGTCCTGATGTGATTCATTGCCATGACTGGCAAACAGGTCTGGTACCCGTCTTGCTATACGAAATTTATAAATGGCACGGTATGTGGAATCAGCGCGTACTGTATACCATTCACAACTTCAAGCATCAGGGCATTACAGGCATGGAGACTCTGCGAGCAACGGGATTGAACAACGCCGCTTACTATTTCGACTATGAACGTCTGCGGGATAACTTTAATCCCTTTGCCCTCAACCTGATGAAGGGAGGCATTGTTTATGCTAACCACGTTAATACAGTTTCGCCCCACCATGCCTGGGAGGCACATCATGGCAACGAGGGCTATGGTCTGGGGCACACGCTGCACATGAAACAATACAAGTTCAGCGGTATTTTGAATGGAATTGATTGGGAGATCTGGAACCCAGAAGTCGATCGCTACATTCCTGTCAAGTACAGCAAGGAAACCCTGGAAGACAAGGCTAAGAATAAAAAAGCACTGCGGGACCGGCTGCTGTTACGGGATGACCCGGAAAAGCCCATCGTTTGCTACATTGGGCGTCTGGACGATCAAAAGGGGGTCCATCTGGTTCACCATGCTATTTACTATGCCCTGCACCGGGAAGCCCAATTTGTTCTGTTAGGTTCTGCAACTGAAGCGGCAATCAACTCCTGGTTCTGGCATGAAAAGCACTTCCTGAACGATAACCCGGATGTGCATCTGGAGCTGGGCTTTAACGAAGAGCTGTCCCATCTGATCTATGCTGGAGCTGACATGATCGTGGTACCCAGTAACTTTGAGCCTTGTGGCTTGACTCAAATGA is from Leptothermofonsia sichuanensis E412 and encodes:
- a CDS encoding sensor histidine kinase, coding for MAKPRQSSFRRLLFTRILLLSIPVLLVGEYVVYRKARSGLLETAQLNLTSSAIRKGETIKDLLEAYRSNLVTASEAFSPQIDRPEKGREFVSRLSRSLPKAVQCIQLTNMQTGQIEASTCGKQPVSRDLDRFWSNSTPVALDPQSNIRISSVNPDTLAKLATPLRQLYLVLHAPIFDSSGQLHYALSMQVALHTQADSQQGTLSGDTVVFDQEGTILAHPRTSQIGRNISQEGDGAVLQGILTAILANPEKQDFLHLFAFDPDGSEWLAAYSPIKIPVRSGEDRTWVVMAVAPISSALFSLEEVKQILMVLTLGLLGASLLATIYVARDLALPLEQLGDYALHIDQRHGAERAPRDFKVREINHLAEALDSMVRRLAERAEELEAAWQEAQVANQLKSAFLATTSHELRTPLNAIIGCLRLVKDGCCDSPEEELDFLQRADDASIHLLKIIDDLLNISKIEAGKVELQLQPTSIQDLCQQCLRMVQPGADNKGLTLSLEVAPHLDRVALDERRVRQMVINLLSNAVKFTPEGGQVRLRAWTGYGHQLEQDIRPDRSPVNSSTPYLCLEVKDSGIGIPEDRWHLLFRPFQQVDSSLTRRHEGTGLGLALTKRLAELHGGTISFQSVPNQGSTFRIWLPSREVQPSTEAAIAHSSPDNPPNGNTADGTPSIDAPDSTISSRF
- a CDS encoding ABC transporter ATP-binding protein is translated as MTYLRLEEITKRFGAFVANDGINLAVESGSIHALLGENGAGKTTLMNILSGLYAPDAGQIYLEGKPVQITSAGAAIRQGIGMIHQHFMLVPQLTVTENIVLGVESSLHLKLSQKAREIARMAETYGLMVDPFARVGDLPVGSQQRVEILKALYRQARLLILDEPTAVLTPLEVENFFRILRQLANRGHTIIFISHKLEEVLSLCDRVTVLRRGRVVATTTTQTTTRHELARLMVGRDVLLQVDKPAQTPGEVVLDVQRLQVRDNRNLPALRGVTFQLRAGEILAIAGVDGNGQRELADAIAGLRPVTSGTIQLNGQTITDWSPQQRVKHLKLGYIPEDRQKMGLVMRFTIARNLILKAFKFLPFCRRWLLRPAAIAANAAHAIQLFDIRATSGKLRVNQLSGGNQQKVVLARELSGEPGLIIAMQPTRGLDVGATEYVQKALLAERARGAAILYISTELEEVMAMGDRIAVMYEGQFIAMLDVRTTTLEHVGLLMAGGHVERGRGNEGEE
- a CDS encoding alpha/beta fold hydrolase; translation: MPTIDILGVPHVYDLTEPTSSTDVLVFVHGWLLSRCYWQPLIERLSGDYQCLAYDLRGFGGSQLVSTPESAHSACQHYSLSAYAADLVLMLKQLGIRQAWLIGHSLGGSIALWAADQSPEMVKGVICLNAGGGIYLKEEFERFRAAGQQLVRWRPRWLPYVPLLDLLFTRVSVARAIARRWGRQRLIDFVTAHPEAALGALLDSTTEVEVHRLPQIVVRLQQPVYFIAGANDPIMEPRYVRHLASFHSLFQEHGANVVEIPNCGHMAMVEQPDLVTEKIRVILAGQGCDEAIAE
- a CDS encoding multicopper oxidase family protein; this translates as MKITRRKVLKLGLAGSGVILSPIGSGEAKADALADCKREEMTTTPSPQFSPRVELFQQPLHRLEVLKPSLSQSVTRKTFDDRAIAQCAIANPPSVCAEASVDLAFDYYEITMRKQTLEILPARDGQPPIKANFWIYQGTGTQTTQPWCLGPLIRQPKGRASCIRFINKLGNDAANQPICTSVHLHGMASLPQYDGYAEDLIPPEHYKDYYYPNNRASTLWYHDHAVHKTSRNVYMGLAGMYIVEYGREDFCNPDDFGCLPSGEFEVPLIIQDKSFAPSSAVSDEWRLVFSDRDRRGVYADVIMVNGVPFPYFKVKRRKYYFRLLNASPSRTYQLVLSGDAIRLTGNGLTTDGAPPQIIVIGTDAGLLAKPEPLTAPYQPLQIGVAERYGIVIDFSKIRPEVKHLYLRNLVFSGNLGTHSEALMRFDLEDGSVSDPSYIPARLGKLTNKQAMERRKTQTRTFRFGRGRDWTINGQTWSPSRVDGVPGQCAIEVWNLINTGGWTHPVHIHLIDFQILNRNGREPLPYERGWKDVVLLKDAERVQVVARFGPHRGKYMMHCHNLVHEDHDMMNQFEVGSGGPDPLSDPARPLPAEPLGSREPPLLVEDCLPCRCFEALPNSCPEG
- the cysE gene encoding serine O-acetyltransferase, with translation MLSTLVADFRIIFERDPAARNWLEVLFCYPGLQALLFHRFAHWLYSLHIPFIPRLISHVARFITGIEIHPGAQIGQGVFIDHGMGVVIGETAIVGDYVLIYQGVTLGGTGKESGKRHPTLGDNVVVGAGAKVLGNLNIGDNVRIGAGSVVLRDVPADCTVVGVPGRIVYRSGERVDPLEHGRLPDSEAQVIRALVDRIEALEQQLQVIQAKQSLDQSLAMVSAIAKTSAVSPVTTLPAASSLDQPQRETSAVTHSTSCRIRDKIIEEFLDGSGI
- the glgA gene encoding glycogen synthase GlgA → MYIVQIASECAPVIKAGGLGDVVYGLSRELETRGHCVEIILPMYDCMRYDHIWGLHDAYRDLWVPWYDGKVHCSVYCGWVHGRLCFFIQPHSSDNFFNRGHYYGAKDDDMRFAFFSKAAMEFLLVSNKRPDVIHCHDWQTGLVPVLLYEIYKWHGMWNQRVLYTIHNFKHQGITGMETLRATGLNNAAYYFDYERLRDNFNPFALNLMKGGIVYANHVNTVSPHHAWEAHHGNEGYGLGHTLHMKQYKFSGILNGIDWEIWNPEVDRYIPVKYSKETLEDKAKNKKALRDRLLLRDDPEKPIVCYIGRLDDQKGVHLVHHAIYYALHREAQFVLLGSATEAAINSWFWHEKHFLNDNPDVHLELGFNEELSHLIYAGADMIVVPSNFEPCGLTQMISLKYGTVPIVRGVGGLLDTVFDRDYDENHPPEERNGYVFYQTDHPALESAMDRAIGLWKYYPEEFEKLVLQGMNYNYSWANPGTDYENVYEYIRHK